The nucleotide window GATACCATAAAAGATAGTCTCAATGAACAAGTCTACGTACCTCTTACTCGGCAAATAGTCACTAGACAGGAGCTACTTCATGGAATAGTGCTATCACTCAAGCATTATTTGCTAGGTAATCAATCTCGTCTACTGATTCCTCTGGAGGGTAAACCCAACGGAGGAAGACCTCCCAAGGTAAATTTTAGACTCTATGGTAGGCAAGCTGGCAAGACTGACTTCTGGCAACAAGCCAGCAAGGTAGCAAAAAATTCTCCCACCTGACTAAATATTTGCTCAAGGCATCGACTCTGACCCCTATCAAGATATCACTTTCTTAAAGTAGCTGTTGCTTAGATTTGCGGGATAACCCTTTGCCCTGCTAGTCCTTTGTCTCGTCATCCTCCGATTGTCCATAGGACAATACGGGGGATCCACCCCTACTGATATTTGATAATAATTATTTTTGTTTTGGTTTTTTAATAACACAAAATTTCAGTCAAGTACTGAAGATGACAGGAAGGTATAAACCCCTCAATAAGCTCCCCCTACAAGGTAAAGAATTCGATTGCCTGGCCACCCAGATCAGTCTTCTCTAGAACGAAGTAGATAGCCAGATAAATCACCCCTACTATCATCACCATCATCAATGACCGTTTAATCTCACGCGTAACATAGTGCAATCTCTGATCAATGTAGACCTTATCATGCTCTGCCTTGGCTGATAGTTTAATCTTCCCTGATCCCTGAACAGGTTTGACTCCATCTGTAGACCTACCCTTGGCTATACTCGGCTGAATAGCTTGATCAGAATCCTTGGCAATAACCTTAGGTTTATTACTAAGCTTTTGCTTCTTCTTGATGTGAGATTTTGGCATAGCTACATCATAACACAAATCCATATGCTATGATTAATAGTACATGGAAAGAATTGTTCTAGGTATAGCACTTGTGAGCTTATTGCTATCAGTATTTGCAATCAAAAAATTACTTGATCTCAGAGCTATTTATAATAAGATCTTTACTCTTAATCAGTCAGGTGATCAGACGACAAGCCTCAAGGATCAGCTAGAGCAGTACAGTAGTGAAGTCAACCAGTGCCTAGACCAACTCGACCAATTGGCTAGCTATACTGCCAAACTCCACAAACAACTCCAGACTAGCTCTCAAAAGATAGGCCTAATTCGCTTCAACCCTTTCCAAGATACTGGTGGCGATCAAAGCTTTTGCTTGACTATTCTCGATGCCAAAGACACTGGATACTGTATATCTAGCATCCATACTAGATCAGGTACTAGGGTGTATTGCAAAGAAATCCAAAAAGGCAAGAGTCTCCATCATCTTTCAGAAGAAGAACAAGCTTCTATTGCCAAAGCAATCAGTGTAAAATATTAGCTGTATGTTATTTAGAAAAAAGCTCCAAAACCATAAAGTATCCCAGCAAACAGCTGTCTTATTTGAGACAGTCCTTGGTGACAATCTCGAAAGTGAGGGAAATCTATATAGTGATACTGATATAGTGATCAATTCCAAATTTCGAGGTCAGATCAAAACGACTGGCAAACTAACTGTGGAACAAAATGCAGAAGTAGACGGCGAGATCCAGGCTCAGGATTTGATCGTAGTTGGCAAACTCAGTGGCAAAGCGACAATCAATGGTCAATCTATCCTACTTAGTACAGCTATCACCAATGCTAATATCCGTACTGGCACATTAAGGGTCGAAACTGGTGCAATATTAATCGGCAAAATCTCTACTGCCGTGGTAGGTAAATAAAATGTATGCCTTCTTGCTCGATACTACCGCAAAACTTGGCAACAAGAAAGATCTGCTCAAAAAAATCCGCCAATCAGCCGCCAAACAATCTGTATTCGGAGCCAATTTTGCCTTGTCAGATGAAAATCGGGCAGGTCAAGAAATCTCCTCTTTTGTTAAGCAGGTCAAGAAAGATTATCAGACTATTATAGTAGTAGGTGATGACTGGACACTTGAGAGTGTGATCAACGAAGTCCATAGCCAGCAAGCAGATATTACCCTAGGATTTATACCCATCGATAAGAACTCCCATTATGCTGAGCTGCTCAATATCAAAGGCTGGAAGCAAGCAGTCCAAATACTACCTCAACGTAGGACAGTTGGTCTGAACCTTTGTTCAATCAATAATGAACTTTTTATTGACCAAGCAAAGCTCAGAATTATCAATACTTCTACTGACCTGCTTCCTCATCTAAAATTTCAATTTGACGACAAGCTAACTGTCAAAGCTAGCACCGTCTGGGGTATCCGAGTAATCAACAACAACCTTTGGCGAACCGAAACCTTAGACCAGTACCAAAGAAACCTTCTGGTTGAAGGCTATGGAGGTGACCAGTCTGGCAAAATAATGGGCACAAAATTACTAAAAAGACTCAACAAACCCCTGCAACCCCAGCTCAGTGACCAGCTAATCAATATCCATGCTGATAAATTAGAGATCACTATTCGCAATGGACACTTCCACTATCAAGGTCAAGAACTCAGCGTCAACAAATTGACTATTGGCGAGAGCTACCCAAGGCTCAACTTCATTGTGCCAAAAAAAACCCTGTCTAGATAAGATTAATTACAGTCTAGGCTATAGTTAATCTTGATCAAAAGGCTCCACAAAGTCATATTTATTTAAAATACACAAATCAAACCATAAAATCTTGCAAGCCTATCCCTACAAAGAGCCAAATAACCCCCTTCGTGCTTTTCAAGGAGTCCCCTTGAAAAGCACTATCCCAACAGATCAAAAAGCCCAAGGAGTCCCCTTGAAATGGCCAAAATTGACCTTGTTTTGAGACTATGAAATTCTCAAAATTTTCTATCAGTCTAAAAAGTTAATTTTGTCATCACCTGACTAGGGTAAATCAAAGCCAAATCTCCATCACCCAATTCCTCAATGTCAGACCATTCTCCAAGCTGGTTTTTTATATCCTCAACACCGCAATCACTGAGTGGTCCCCTGATTAACTCCTTGCCAACAATGATTGATGTTTTCTTGTCCCGATCTTCTATCTTATCAAATACTCCTTTGTCAAAAAATAAATTGACCTTGTATAGCTTATTGTCCCGACAATCAAGTGGGAAAATCACCTTATCTGAATCCCTACCAAAAAAATATTCTGCAGGGATGGCCGTGCTCATATCAGCATATCCATAGCTAAAATCACTACCAACAATATAATCGTATCGTCTCTCTAGGACATCAATTCCCTCCAATCTATTATTACTAACCCCAGCCAGCGACCGAATTAATCCGTAACTATTAACCAATATTACGACTGTAAATATTGCTATCAAGCTCTGCTTTGGCACTGCCTCCAAGGTAGCTATCAACATAATCAATCCCGGAAATAGCATGATCAAATATCTTGATGTTCCAGGCAAAAGAGGCTGTCCACTCGCAAAATATATAGCTACAGGAAAAACCAATGCCAATACTATCAATACCATCAGCTTCCTATTATGGCTATACAGTTTGTATCTGATATATAGCCATACCGTCATAGCAAATAAATATAATGTGAAGACATTATTGAGACGCCGTCTCCACCTGCCCATTTCCTCGGTACCTGAAAAAATATCAAGGATATTCCTAATGGTTTGCTTTATTGCAGGGCTAAGATTATTTAAGACATCCAAGCTTTGATTCAATGATCCAACCTTGAAAAAAACTATACCAAAAAATTTTCTTGCAAAAAGCTGAATAGCTAAACTCAACAAGAAGGCTATTAGTATCACGATCAAGACCTTGATCGCTGATTTTTTATTCCGTCTATCAAGGAAGAGGCTATCTAGTATTATATAGGCAGCTAGTATTGTACCCGATACATAGATCTGCATAGGATCTGAGAAAAATACCAGAGCTAAGTAGATTACAAAAGGAATCAAGGATACTAGAGACTTACCCTCATAACACCTAATCCCGAGATAGATAATACCAAGACCAGCAACAATCTCTAGGTTTCTTGAATTCGAAAATTGTATCCAAAACACCGATCCTGCTATAGTAGATATCCATAGAAACATCATATTAAAATACATCCCAGGATCAATACTAAACTTTTTTAAGATTCTATAGAGGATATAGTAGATGCCGATTATGGTTAAGATATTGATCAACAATGTAGACAAGATCAAAAATAACGTTGGATCTAGATTGAATATCTCCGCTGGCATATAAAATACAAAAATCTTGAATATATAGTTTGTAGGTGCAGTTAAGACACCCTCAGTATAGCCACTAAGCCAATGCCTAGCTAATAATTGTTGCCCTATCAAATCAAAGTTTATAGGCTGAGAAAGAAATCTAAAGATTGTCCAAATTGAAACTATTGTACAGCTTAAAAAAATTGTCACTATAGTAGACATATTTCGCCTTACAGTATGCCAAAAATTTGCTAACAATCTTGAATTCATAACCCAGGATTGTCCCATAGATCACTTCAAAGAAGTAGAAGCCTGATCAATATTTAACATCTCTACCTGATCTTGATTGCGATATTTGAGCTCAAGTTGATTATCGGCCAGAGTTTTAGCGCTAACTACCAAGCGAATTGGGTTACCGATCAGATCAGCATCGGCAAACTTCTCTCCTGCCCGAACATCCAATCGATCATCCCAAATCACCTCCAAGCCTTGACTAATCATCGACTGATATAATTCTTCTGTTCTAGTATAAACAGGGTCATCCTCACTCCTGGCTAACGAAATCAGATGATATTTGTATGGAGCTACAATTTCAGGCCAAATTATTCCCTTATCATCATGATATAGCTCAACAATTGTGGCAATTGTTCTTCCAACCCCTATCCCATAACACCCCATATAGTATGGCTTTCTGTCTCCATCCTGATCAGTATAATTAGCATTATCCATTAATGTCGAATAGTGATACCCCAACTGAAAAATATTACCAACCTCCACACCCTTCTTACCTTCAAGCTGTCCTCCGGAAACTGCAATATACCCCGACTGAGCTAGGGCGATATCTGCGACTTTATCAGCTAGAAAATCACGCTGATAATTGATACCCAGATAATCAAAGTTCTTTTTGTTTGACCCGCTGGCAGCATTAACCATCTTGGCCACAGTATCATCAATAATAACTATTAACTCTTCATCTTCTGATAAATTCTCCCTGATATCTACTGGAGAAATGAAGCCTGGATAACTACCTAGCCGCTCAATTACTTCTTGATCCGTCAATGGCTCAATATGGTTGGCATCGACCTGATGTGCTAGCTTCACTTCATTGACATCTAAATCTGCCCTAATACAAGCTAGTACGAGCTGATTCTTTCCTGTCTTGTAGGCAACATTCTTGATGTGATTAACTAAACTCAATTTATGGAATTCTACTCCGTCTGCCATTGTCTTACCCCGATTGGCCTCTACCATATTAAGCTTTTGAGGCTTGCTCTTCTGGGTAATTTTCTCTGGTTTTGAGCTACTATAATCATAGCTTTTATCAAAAACGGCTACATCCTGATGGGCTTGATAAGAACCAGTTTGGTCGACCAAATAATCACTTTCTCCAGCATCGGTATCAACGATATATTCATGACAATACTCACCCCCGATGTAGCCATTGTCGGACTCCACACGATGAGCATCAAGACCCAGCTTGGTGAATATTGCCTGATAGGCATCTGACATTGATTGATACTCATTAGCAAAATCAGCCTCAGAACTATGAAATGAATAGGCATCTTTCATAATAAATTCTCGAACTCGCAATAACCCTCCCCTAGCCCTCAGCTCATCTCTAAATTTCATTGAGAATTGGTAAAGATTTAGTGGCAAATCTCGATAGCTAATATTAAACTTCCTGATCAGGTCTACCACCATTTCTTCAGCGGTACCTCCCAAGACAAATCTTGCCCCCCTCCTATCTTCGACTTGCATCAGTTCAAAACCTGCCGCCTGATCTCGATTGGTCTCTTGCCATAGATCTAATGAATGCAGGACTGGGGTGATGATTTCTTGAGCCCCTCTCATATTCATTTCTGCCCTAATCACTTCAGTCAGTTTATGCTGAACCCTAATACCAAGTGGCAACAAATAGTACCTTCCAGCACTAGATTCCCTAATAAATCCTGCTTGGGTCAAAAGCCGATGTGAATCAACCTTATAATCCAGCCCAACCTCTTTACTTGGTTTGGCGAATAACTTTGAAAATCTCATAGTCTTATCATATAGGACTCTCAAAACAAGGTCAATTTTGACCATTTCAAGGGGACTCCTTGGGCTTTTTGATCTGTTGGGATAGTGCTTTTCAAGGGGACTCCTTGAAAAGCACGAAGGGGGTTATTTGGCTCTTTGTAGGGATAGGCTTGCAAGATTTTATGGTTTGATTTGTGTATTTTAAATAAATATGATAAGTTAGTAACGAATAAATGATTAAGAATTTCAAGTTTGAATAACAAAGCGTCACAACCTAGGCGCGACTATGTGCGGATCAATCATCAGATACGCGCTGAAGAAGTGCGTGTTTTGTCTGAAGATAAAGAAATGCTAGGCCT belongs to Candidatus Saccharibacteria bacterium and includes:
- a CDS encoding DUF4446 family protein, with protein sequence MERIVLGIALVSLLLSVFAIKKLLDLRAIYNKIFTLNQSGDQTTSLKDQLEQYSSEVNQCLDQLDQLASYTAKLHKQLQTSSQKIGLIRFNPFQDTGGDQSFCLTILDAKDTGYCISSIHTRSGTRVYCKEIQKGKSLHHLSEEEQASIAKAISVKY
- a CDS encoding polymer-forming cytoskeletal protein, with translation MLFRKKLQNHKVSQQTAVLFETVLGDNLESEGNLYSDTDIVINSKFRGQIKTTGKLTVEQNAEVDGEIQAQDLIVVGKLSGKATINGQSILLSTAITNANIRTGTLRVETGAILIGKISTAVVGK
- a CDS encoding ABC transporter ATP-binding protein, whose protein sequence is MNSRLLANFWHTVRRNMSTIVTIFLSCTIVSIWTIFRFLSQPINFDLIGQQLLARHWLSGYTEGVLTAPTNYIFKIFVFYMPAEIFNLDPTLFLILSTLLINILTIIGIYYILYRILKKFSIDPGMYFNMMFLWISTIAGSVFWIQFSNSRNLEIVAGLGIIYLGIRCYEGKSLVSLIPFVIYLALVFFSDPMQIYVSGTILAAYIILDSLFLDRRNKKSAIKVLIVILIAFLLSLAIQLFARKFFGIVFFKVGSLNQSLDVLNNLSPAIKQTIRNILDIFSGTEEMGRWRRRLNNVFTLYLFAMTVWLYIRYKLYSHNRKLMVLIVLALVFPVAIYFASGQPLLPGTSRYLIMLFPGLIMLIATLEAVPKQSLIAIFTVVILVNSYGLIRSLAGVSNNRLEGIDVLERRYDYIVGSDFSYGYADMSTAIPAEYFFGRDSDKVIFPLDCRDNKLYKVNLFFDKGVFDKIEDRDKKTSIIVGKELIRGPLSDCGVEDIKNQLGEWSDIEELGDGDLALIYPSQVMTKLTF
- a CDS encoding proline--tRNA ligase, translated to MRFSKLFAKPSKEVGLDYKVDSHRLLTQAGFIRESSAGRYYLLPLGIRVQHKLTEVIRAEMNMRGAQEIITPVLHSLDLWQETNRDQAAGFELMQVEDRRGARFVLGGTAEEMVVDLIRKFNISYRDLPLNLYQFSMKFRDELRARGGLLRVREFIMKDAYSFHSSEADFANEYQSMSDAYQAIFTKLGLDAHRVESDNGYIGGEYCHEYIVDTDAGESDYLVDQTGSYQAHQDVAVFDKSYDYSSSKPEKITQKSKPQKLNMVEANRGKTMADGVEFHKLSLVNHIKNVAYKTGKNQLVLACIRADLDVNEVKLAHQVDANHIEPLTDQEVIERLGSYPGFISPVDIRENLSEDEELIVIIDDTVAKMVNAASGSNKKNFDYLGINYQRDFLADKVADIALAQSGYIAVSGGQLEGKKGVEVGNIFQLGYHYSTLMDNANYTDQDGDRKPYYMGCYGIGVGRTIATIVELYHDDKGIIWPEIVAPYKYHLISLARSEDDPVYTRTEELYQSMISQGLEVIWDDRLDVRAGEKFADADLIGNPIRLVVSAKTLADNQLELKYRNQDQVEMLNIDQASTSLK